GCACTTGAAGGTATGGATTAATTATGCCAAGTTTGAGGCTTCAGTTGGTATCAAAGATGAAGAGGTGGGTTGTGGGGCTCTGAATATATCATTGTTATGTGAAGTATGGTATGCTCACCGCAATACTGCACTGGTATTTAACAATACTTTAATCATATTAATCGATACTTTGTTACGACGGACCgatactttaatattattaagCAACACTTTATTGTGCTTTGAACAAGTATGCCGAATTGGAAAGCACTTGAAAGTATTGTTATATGGAAGTATGGTATGCTTGCCACAATATCATCCCGATATGAAAcaatactttaatattattaatcgATACTTTGTTACGCTAGATCGATACTTTAATGTTATTAAGCAACATTTTATTGTGCTTTGAACAAATATGCCAAATTGGAaagcacttgaaggtattgtTATGTGGAAGTATGATATGCTTGTCACAGTACCGCACTGATATTAAAtaatactttaatattattaagtaatattttattatgctaaaataatattttaatattattaagcaACACTTTATTGTGCTTTGAATAAGTATGCCAAATTGGACATGCCAGAGTTATTGTGAAGGCTTGCATTAACTATGAGTATGAGATATCAGGAGGTGAATATGAGAGAACAAAGCAACTTTATGAGAGCTTACTTGATCGAACAATATcgtaattatattaaataatactttaatattattaacTGATACTTTGTTATGCCAAATCGATACTTTAATGTCATTAAGCAATACTtttttagattcatcaaaaatcaaatcctgctatagtatcacatatccaaaaGAACATGTCATAGAATTGTAAGGTTTTGGTAGCAGCACATATCCAAAAGAACATGTCATACATCAAATGTccaaaatatttgataataaaataatgattaatcCTTATGTCGCTCAGCTATATATTTCTCAACGCTCTCCTTTTGAGTATTTTTGTGATCCATCAGAATATGGTGTGCCATATGAGTCCTGTACCAGTCCATGCTACAGATCTTCGTCGCTGTCCAAAATTCCTCATTACTCCTGAAGAAGGACTAAACCCATAGGCAAACATGGACCCCATAATTAACATCTTCGTCTTGTCTCAACAATCTGATATATGTTCCACAGATAGTCTTCAAGTGCAATATCCCGACAATATTTCAACCATAGCTCGAAGAAGCTCGCCTATGTCAAATCATTTTATATTTGTTAGTATCGAACCAGTGAATTACCATGAATAGAGTTGATACAGCAAGAAAAAATTAAGAGCAAGAGCAAGAGCAACCCGACCAGCGAATTGCCATAAACATCAAAAGGTGCCAGTGCCACTTATCAAAATTGCCATAAACATCAAATAGTGATTAATGGAATTGAGATTTTATACTTACAATAGTTTCGACAGTTCTTTTTGCTACTGAACTTTTTATAGAGTCATAATGCAAAAAATTTTCATGCATGGTATCAAATACCAAAAGGTGCCAGTGCCGCTTATCAGTGGTGTTGAGTAGAAGCATTATGTAGCGACATGTGGCAAGAATGTAAGGAGAAATATGATTAAAAGATAAATGCATGGTGTTTGTCATGCCCCCTATGATTTTTTCCATAGCACCTTTATCTGGATGTTCACCTAGTCTTCAGAAATGGTTTAATATCTCATGCTGCCAATAATTAGGAAGAAAAATATGTTAGTAgctcaatattattttataaagctTAGATGTGACAttgagaataaaaaatatagacaATTCATACCGTGGACTCCATGCACAGGTAGAAGATGTTGCATTGCGTATTGGAGCTTTCTTTATTGGGCAAGATTTCCATTATACGCATCCAACAATTAATTATCTGTTCATTCATACAAAtagaatttataaattttaaaagaaaaattttacagTATTATTGTCCTATAATATAATTCAACTTATATCATTAGATATTGTCTCTGAAGATAATAATTTACGTAGGCTCAAATCTTCAACCCATATAGAACCAtatgaggtatcttctttccaaataaggtccctaaaaataatgataattcACTTACAAGTACTAAAGAAaagttaaaattttgaatataccTATCATTGGCATAAAATCTTGCAACTATATACTCATACCTATTAGCTTGAGCCATGCCAGCATCTACTATGGCAACATTCTGCATACAACGAAGTATTAGTTAGCACtcaaaaaatattagataatttaattaaaatattaaataactatAAAATAGTATCAATGTAGTACCAAAGAAGTATCAAAAAAACTCCCATAGCAATAATAGAAAAACTAAAGCTGTGGAAGTATCACATAGTACTAAAATGTATCAAATAGCTAAAAGAAAGTATGAAATGATAATAGAGCAGTATCAATATGGTATAGAGAATATCAGATGATGGCAAAGGTTTACCTTATCACTAGGAGCATTAATGGTTATCGTAGGATTCTTGCACCTCTTTTTGTACTTCGTGCCAACAAGATAATCTTTCACCATCTTGGTTAATGTTGACTTCCTATCCACCCTctccttcaacctcttgataattGAAGAAGGCCCTCCATCCTTGTTTTTCTCCTCAGTGTTGCCATCCTCGTTACCCCCATGACTTCCACTAAGGTCATGATCATCATGGTCATGATCATCATGATGATCATGATCATCATTCTTACTCTcatcttccccctcctcctcctcctccccctcttctttctcctttttcttttccttctttgcctcctctttttcttcctgtCCCTCATTCTTCTCGtccttctttgtttcttctctttctcctcctcctcctcctacttcctcttcttcttcttcttcttcctcttcttcctcaacTTTT
Above is a genomic segment from Elaeis guineensis isolate ETL-2024a chromosome 1, EG11, whole genome shotgun sequence containing:
- the LOC140855719 gene encoding uncharacterized protein: MYVDRAATVEMEGRKKKQMDVAGISYIVDFQSLVQRVEILEKSNKNKDDEILTLKAKIKLLKRNCKKIYRILEKNNRGVIFYDFDSSDSESKSYASSFDSEDDNDGKSKKKVEEEEEEEEEEEEVGGGGGEREETKKDEKNEGQEEKEEAKKEKKKEKEEGEEEEEGEDESKNDDHDHHDDHDHDDHDLSGSHGGNEDGNTEEKNKDGGPSSIIKRLKERVDRKSTLTKMVKDYLVGTKYKKRCKNPTITINAPSDKNVAIVDAGMAQANR